In the genome of Xanthocytophaga agilis, one region contains:
- a CDS encoding carboxymuconolactone decarboxylase family protein produces the protein MTARIEFQDASKGFMEGLLKSGMYLKRSTVDARLFELIAYRVSQINGCAFCIDMHHKDAIHAGESEQRLYSLIVWRETPYFSDQERVVLELAEVLTNISQEEVSDALFEKLLLFFTKAEIADLALAVSLTNSWNRINKTFGTVPGFYQPNQALVTV, from the coding sequence ATGACTGCACGTATTGAATTTCAGGATGCCTCCAAAGGTTTTATGGAAGGTTTATTAAAATCAGGAATGTATCTAAAAAGATCGACTGTGGATGCCCGTTTGTTCGAACTGATTGCCTATCGCGTATCTCAGATTAACGGATGTGCCTTTTGTATAGATATGCACCATAAAGATGCGATTCATGCAGGTGAATCCGAACAACGTTTATATTCGCTGATAGTATGGAGAGAAACTCCTTATTTTTCAGACCAAGAACGAGTCGTATTGGAATTAGCAGAAGTATTAACCAACATTAGTCAGGAAGAAGTGTCAGATGCTTTATTTGAAAAGCTACTGTTATTCTTTACCAAAGCCGAAATTGCTGACCTGGCTCTGGCAGTATCTCTAACCAATAGCTGGAACCGTATTAACAAGACATTCGGTACAGTACCTGGCTTCTATCAACCCAATCAGGCACTAGTCACTGTATAA
- a CDS encoding DUF3667 domain-containing protein: MSATDLTSTQTETVQTLPLPLTCANCRSELKPTFSFCPDCGQSTEPKVESFGMVVKEFLEDYFSFDSKVFRSLLPLLFRPGFLSIEYIQGRRARYIPPLRMYLTISLLAFLMLAVNKPSRLQYQSDSQEISSTELEELKHDIDEDYAARDQENDIITVEDAFWDSFFDSTLPKLFFVMVPLYGLIQAMLYWRQRRYYMEHLIFSLHFHSFVFVVLLVYMLISSYLLAGMAFLNRTLMLTFTGGILLYLYFALKRVYGQNYFKTSLKFGLLLASYTITFILFCLIALFGYYSFR, from the coding sequence ATGTCTGCGACCGATTTAACATCAACACAAACTGAAACAGTCCAAACACTACCATTGCCTCTCACCTGTGCCAATTGTAGATCAGAACTAAAACCAACCTTTTCGTTTTGTCCGGATTGTGGACAGTCAACAGAGCCTAAAGTAGAATCTTTTGGCATGGTGGTGAAAGAATTTCTGGAAGATTATTTCTCTTTTGACTCTAAAGTATTTCGAAGTCTGTTACCACTCCTATTCCGGCCTGGATTCCTTAGCATTGAATATATTCAGGGACGACGAGCACGATATATACCTCCTTTGCGAATGTATCTCACCATAAGTCTGCTGGCTTTTCTGATGCTTGCTGTAAATAAACCTAGTCGCCTTCAATACCAGTCGGATTCGCAGGAAATCTCTTCTACGGAACTTGAAGAACTAAAACATGATATTGATGAAGACTATGCAGCCAGAGATCAGGAAAATGACATTATTACAGTGGAAGATGCGTTCTGGGATAGCTTCTTTGATTCCACACTTCCCAAATTGTTTTTCGTAATGGTGCCATTATATGGATTGATACAGGCCATGTTGTACTGGCGCCAGCGGCGATATTACATGGAACATCTTATTTTTTCCCTGCATTTTCATTCGTTTGTCTTTGTAGTACTGCTTGTCTACATGCTTATCAGCTCGTATCTGCTGGCAGGTATGGCCTTTCTGAACCGAACTCTAATGCTCACTTTTACAGGAGGCATACTGCTCTATTTGTATTTTGCATTAAAGCGGGTATATGGGCAAAACTATTTTAAAACAAGTCTGAAATTTGGATTACTCCTGGCTAGTTATACCATCACATTTATTCTGTTTTGTCTGATTGCACTGTTTGGATATTATTCTTTCCGATAA
- a CDS encoding DUF2306 domain-containing protein yields the protein MKTLPDQNKLFSFQSVLGALLLAGVFAFSVLMLTKVWPYMSYERGEHFLSTKTDRVLDNPWFLAGFYIHITSSLWVMAGGIPQFIPAVFRRKPAFHRWTGKIYVFSILFLAAPSGMILAFFANGGLPAKVGFSLQCIVWWLTTFTAWQEIMQNKWTSHVEWMIRSFAVTLAAVSLRSESYLLYYFFGTKPIETYLTVTWLSWTGNLLIAEILIRTGIAKRLVNSFMNFSEYA from the coding sequence TTGAAAACCTTACCCGATCAGAATAAATTATTTTCTTTCCAGAGTGTACTGGGTGCATTGCTACTGGCAGGTGTATTTGCCTTTTCAGTTCTTATGCTAACCAAAGTGTGGCCCTATATGTCTTATGAGAGAGGTGAGCACTTTCTCTCTACCAAAACAGATAGAGTGCTGGATAATCCCTGGTTTCTGGCTGGGTTTTATATACATATTACCAGTAGCCTATGGGTAATGGCAGGGGGGATACCTCAGTTTATTCCTGCGGTATTTAGAAGAAAGCCAGCGTTTCATCGCTGGACAGGAAAAATATATGTGTTTTCCATTTTGTTTCTGGCTGCACCATCCGGAATGATACTGGCATTCTTTGCCAATGGAGGTCTGCCTGCTAAGGTTGGTTTCTCATTGCAATGCATTGTATGGTGGCTTACTACTTTTACTGCATGGCAGGAAATTATGCAAAACAAATGGACTTCACATGTAGAATGGATGATTCGCAGTTTTGCTGTGACACTGGCTGCTGTTAGTTTACGTTCCGAAAGCTATCTGTTGTATTATTTCTTTGGCACAAAACCTATAGAGACGTATCTGACAGTTACCTGGTTATCCTGGACCGGAAACTTACTGATTGCAGAAATACTAATTCGCACAGGTATTGCCAAAAGGTTAGTTAACTCTTTTATGAATTTTAGTGAATATGCCTAA
- a CDS encoding TonB-dependent receptor, with the protein MNTQLKKTATQRTITLPLLSIFFVLLTQFACAQNRPVYYEVFGVILDATDGKPVEGVNVVLISSKNNTQQQGTITNEKGAFTLHLTEAGTFHLKASFVGYKSIEQDITVTTKSLNLDKIKMEQATIKLRDVLVEAKPNPVEQKGDTTQYNAGSFKTHPDATAEDLVTKMPGISVENGTVKAHGEDVKKVLVDGKEFFGDDPTVALRNLPAEVIDKIQVYNQLSDQSQFTGFNDGQTQKTLNIVTKSDKRNGTFGKMYAGYGTNERYSVGATIHRFQNQQRFSLIGISNNINQQNFSSQDLLGVSTGNGGGGGQGGRGGAGGGGGIGGGGGGNSASNFLVGQQSGMNTTNSIGLNYTDEWGKKVKITGSYFFNKSNNTTNSLTEQQYFISNNTYTENNRVNSINYNHRFNLRFEYTIDSANSLLITPRLNLQNYNSGSLLSALTASPESQLTQVYTDYNSKNNGYTFTNEILFRHKFQKRGRTFSVAVTTNFNDKKGQNKQYSENQYFTTDSSAIINQLSDTRSDGSTLGARFSYTEPIGKKSILEFNYNPSYTLSNSTKETNAFNEITKTYSILDTSLSNNFKNTTWTQSGGMSYRLRGAKYNFSVGTNYQRVALNSSELFPTDLKVNKTFNNLMPTAMLEYRFTKSTNLRVFYRTSTNTPSISQLQNVINNSNTVLVTTGNPNLKQEYVHSIMLHYGKVNTGTMQNMFVFANATYTTNYIATSTFTASTDTLLAEGILLSQGAQLSRPVNMASSWNVRSFFVYGLPVELLKSNFNINTGITYQSTPGLIIRNDNQYINHANTYGLNSGVTLSSNISQKVDFRVSYSATYTIVNNTVQSTQNSNYFYQVSSVKLNWLPWKGLVFNTDVNHSLYSGLSSGYNQSFLLWNVAIGYKFLKNNAGELKLSVFDLLRQNTSISRTVTETYIQDKQTQVLQRYFMLTFTYNLRSFPGVQNRRMGPPMDGMGPPPGAGSGPFN; encoded by the coding sequence ATGAACACTCAACTCAAAAAAACTGCAACACAAAGAACTATTACCCTCCCATTGTTGAGTATTTTCTTTGTTCTTCTGACACAATTTGCTTGCGCACAAAATCGACCTGTGTATTATGAAGTATTTGGAGTAATACTGGACGCAACAGATGGGAAGCCTGTAGAAGGAGTCAATGTTGTTCTGATCAGTAGCAAAAACAATACGCAACAACAGGGAACCATCACCAATGAGAAAGGAGCTTTTACTCTGCATCTGACTGAAGCAGGTACCTTTCATCTGAAAGCCAGTTTTGTTGGATACAAATCCATTGAACAGGATATTACTGTTACTACCAAAAGCCTTAATCTTGACAAGATCAAGATGGAGCAAGCCACTATCAAGCTAAGAGATGTATTGGTAGAAGCTAAACCCAATCCTGTAGAACAAAAAGGAGATACAACGCAATACAATGCAGGTTCTTTTAAAACACATCCGGATGCAACAGCCGAAGATCTGGTTACAAAAATGCCTGGCATTTCAGTTGAGAATGGTACAGTAAAAGCTCATGGAGAAGACGTAAAAAAAGTACTGGTAGATGGGAAGGAATTCTTTGGAGATGACCCAACCGTAGCTCTACGCAACCTCCCAGCTGAAGTAATTGACAAAATTCAGGTGTATAATCAGTTAAGTGATCAGTCTCAGTTTACAGGCTTCAATGATGGCCAAACCCAGAAGACGCTGAACATTGTGACCAAATCAGATAAACGGAACGGAACTTTTGGTAAAATGTATGCAGGATATGGCACTAATGAACGCTATTCTGTAGGAGCAACTATACACAGATTTCAGAATCAGCAGCGTTTCTCTCTTATCGGAATTTCCAATAACATCAATCAGCAAAATTTTTCTTCACAAGACCTCCTTGGAGTTAGTACTGGCAATGGTGGTGGAGGTGGTCAGGGCGGACGTGGTGGAGCCGGAGGAGGTGGGGGCATTGGTGGAGGAGGTGGAGGAAATAGTGCCAGTAACTTTCTGGTTGGTCAGCAAAGTGGTATGAACACGACAAATTCTATTGGACTGAATTATACAGATGAATGGGGTAAAAAAGTAAAAATTACAGGTAGCTATTTTTTCAACAAGTCCAACAATACAACCAATAGCTTAACAGAACAACAATATTTTATTTCGAACAATACCTATACCGAAAATAATCGGGTTAATAGTATCAACTACAACCACCGCTTCAATCTGAGATTTGAATATACTATTGATTCAGCTAACTCATTGTTGATTACCCCTCGACTCAATTTGCAGAACTATAACTCAGGTAGTCTCTTATCAGCTCTGACAGCCTCACCCGAAAGTCAACTGACACAAGTTTATACTGACTATAACTCAAAAAATAACGGATATACTTTTACCAACGAAATTCTGTTCAGACATAAATTCCAAAAGAGAGGACGTACATTTTCAGTAGCTGTCACAACCAATTTTAATGACAAAAAAGGACAGAATAAACAATATTCAGAAAATCAATACTTTACCACTGACTCATCAGCGATTATCAATCAACTCTCAGACACTCGTTCAGATGGATCTACGCTAGGAGCAAGATTTTCCTATACCGAACCTATAGGTAAGAAAAGTATACTTGAGTTTAACTACAATCCCTCCTATACACTCAGCAATTCAACTAAAGAAACCAATGCATTCAATGAAATCACAAAGACCTATAGTATACTGGATACCTCTCTTTCTAATAATTTTAAAAACACAACCTGGACGCAAAGCGGAGGTATGAGTTATCGGTTACGGGGAGCCAAGTATAATTTCTCTGTAGGTACAAATTATCAGCGTGTAGCACTGAACAGTTCGGAGCTATTTCCAACAGATCTGAAAGTAAATAAAACCTTCAATAATCTGATGCCTACAGCTATGCTTGAGTATCGGTTTACTAAAAGCACTAACCTTCGGGTCTTTTATCGTACATCTACCAATACACCCAGTATTTCGCAGTTACAAAATGTAATCAACAATAGCAACACCGTTTTGGTCACTACAGGTAATCCTAACCTGAAACAGGAATATGTACATAGTATCATGCTTCATTATGGCAAGGTAAATACAGGCACTATGCAAAATATGTTTGTTTTCGCCAATGCTACTTATACAACCAATTACATTGCAACTTCTACTTTCACAGCCTCAACAGACACATTGTTGGCAGAGGGAATACTCCTGTCGCAGGGAGCGCAGTTATCACGTCCAGTCAATATGGCTAGTTCCTGGAATGTACGTAGTTTCTTTGTATATGGGTTACCTGTAGAGCTATTAAAAAGTAACTTCAATATCAATACTGGAATAACCTACCAAAGTACTCCAGGTCTTATTATCCGTAATGACAATCAATATATCAACCATGCCAATACCTATGGATTAAACTCCGGTGTAACACTTAGCAGCAATATCAGTCAGAAAGTAGACTTCCGGGTTTCGTATTCTGCGACGTATACTATTGTTAATAATACCGTTCAATCTACACAGAACAGTAATTATTTTTATCAGGTATCTTCTGTAAAATTAAACTGGCTTCCATGGAAAGGTCTGGTATTCAATACAGACGTAAATCATTCTCTATACTCTGGATTAAGTAGTGGATATAATCAAAGCTTTTTGCTTTGGAATGTGGCTATTGGATACAAGTTCTTGAAAAATAATGCTGGAGAACTTAAGCTGTCGGTATTTGACCTGCTTAGACAAAATACAAGCATTAGCCGTACCGTCACAGAAACCTATATCCAGGATAAACAAACCCAGGTATTGCAACGCTACTTCATGTTAACCTTCACCTACAACCTGCGTAGTTTCCCTGGAGTCCAAAACAGACGGATGGGTCCGCCGATGGATGGCATGGGACCGCCTCCAGGAGCAGGATCAGGCCCTTTTAACTAA
- a CDS encoding alpha-amylase family protein produces the protein MKKKLFLTAALVTGLLSCSPKKDVPMLDTNDENLLKEEVTDNKLTIYQVFTRLLTNTKHVNKKYGTLEENGVGKFNDINERLLGEVKKMGFSHIWYTGVIEHATMTDYTKYGIPLDDADVVKGRAGSPYAIKDYYDVSPDLAVDVPKRMQEFEALVSRTHKVGLKVIIDFVPNHVARTYHSDAKPTGVQDLGEGDDKSKIFDTKNNFYYLPGTSFRVPHEYHALGDLPHPTKDGHFDETPAKATGNDQFTPGPHVNDWFETIKLNYGVDIVNNRARHFEPIPNTWEKMRDILLFWTKKGVDGFRCDMAEMVPAEFWGWVIPQIKEANKDLVFIAEIYNPYEYNNYIDKAKFDYLYDKVGLYDTLRSVIQHGTSANLISANWKNLQGINNHMLRFMENHDEQRIASQFFAGKPEKGIPAMVVSATLNSGPVMVYFGQEVGEPALGEEGFSGDDGRTTIFDYWGVPQFQNWMSVDRYDGVTLEPSQQLLREKYVKLLNFCATSEAIRKGGLYDLQAANNGGKTAGYEEHKIYSYLRFTENQKLLVIVSFEESLKRRINVRIPTNALAAMELSATANYDLKCVLGDHKPVSFNAANVTDPNNAQAGIPLELEPLTGYIFEIKEESK, from the coding sequence ATGAAAAAGAAACTATTTTTAACTGCTGCATTAGTTACAGGCTTACTTTCTTGTTCACCCAAAAAAGACGTACCCATGCTGGATACCAATGACGAAAATTTGCTTAAAGAAGAAGTAACAGACAACAAACTGACGATTTATCAGGTATTCACCAGATTATTGACTAACACCAAACATGTTAACAAAAAATATGGCACACTGGAAGAAAATGGGGTTGGGAAGTTTAATGATATCAATGAACGCCTCCTTGGTGAGGTAAAAAAAATGGGATTTAGTCATATCTGGTACACTGGTGTTATTGAGCACGCTACCATGACTGATTACACCAAATACGGAATACCACTGGATGATGCAGATGTAGTAAAAGGTCGTGCAGGTTCTCCTTATGCGATAAAAGATTATTATGATGTCAGTCCTGATCTGGCAGTGGATGTACCTAAACGCATGCAGGAATTTGAGGCATTGGTATCTCGTACACACAAAGTGGGGTTAAAGGTTATCATTGACTTTGTACCAAACCATGTAGCCCGCACCTATCATTCTGATGCCAAACCAACAGGTGTGCAAGATTTAGGGGAAGGAGACGACAAATCCAAGATCTTTGATACCAAAAACAACTTCTATTATCTGCCAGGTACTTCTTTTCGGGTACCACATGAGTACCATGCGCTTGGAGATCTACCCCACCCAACCAAAGATGGACATTTTGATGAAACGCCTGCGAAGGCAACCGGCAATGACCAGTTTACTCCCGGTCCTCATGTAAATGACTGGTTTGAGACTATTAAGCTCAATTATGGAGTGGATATTGTCAATAACCGGGCAAGACACTTTGAACCAATCCCTAATACGTGGGAAAAGATGCGTGATATTCTGCTCTTCTGGACGAAAAAAGGTGTAGATGGCTTCCGGTGTGATATGGCAGAAATGGTTCCGGCAGAATTCTGGGGATGGGTAATTCCTCAAATCAAAGAAGCGAACAAAGATCTTGTATTTATTGCCGAAATCTATAATCCATACGAATACAACAACTATATTGATAAAGCAAAGTTTGATTATCTGTATGATAAAGTAGGGTTGTATGATACGCTACGTTCTGTTATTCAACATGGCACCTCAGCCAATCTGATTTCTGCCAACTGGAAAAACCTGCAGGGAATCAATAACCATATGCTTAGGTTCATGGAAAATCATGACGAACAACGAATTGCCTCTCAATTCTTTGCAGGAAAGCCAGAAAAAGGTATCCCGGCAATGGTAGTAAGTGCAACATTGAACTCAGGTCCGGTCATGGTCTATTTTGGACAGGAAGTAGGCGAACCAGCTTTGGGAGAGGAAGGATTTAGTGGTGATGATGGAAGAACAACTATTTTTGATTATTGGGGAGTACCTCAGTTTCAGAACTGGATGAGTGTAGACCGTTATGATGGTGTAACACTGGAACCTTCTCAGCAACTACTCAGAGAGAAATATGTAAAGTTACTTAACTTCTGTGCTACCAGTGAAGCAATCCGTAAAGGTGGCTTGTATGACTTACAGGCTGCTAACAATGGTGGCAAGACTGCTGGCTATGAAGAACATAAAATCTATAGTTATCTGCGTTTTACCGAAAATCAAAAATTACTGGTTATCGTTAGTTTTGAAGAAAGTCTCAAACGCCGTATTAATGTACGTATTCCAACCAATGCCCTTGCAGCTATGGAGTTGTCAGCAACAGCTAACTATGATCTGAAATGTGTATTGGGTGACCACAAACCTGTCTCATTCAATGCTGCAAACGTGACAGATCCCAATAATGCACAAGCAGGTATTCCATTAGAGCTCGAACCTTTAACCGGATATATTTTTGAGATCAAAGAAGAGTCAAAATAA
- a CDS encoding ATP-binding protein: MIRFLSYVLPVCILLTGCLSRTIHTPQSHHGTLDLLTWNFASDGTVKLNGEWDFIWLDALSKKNPDTHTFIQVPGSWNNQPVGGQKIKSQGTGIYRLQIRIPPAYKSSVLGLRLPIISTATKITINNAHVFSAGSRTLPEYKPDIVPFVANDTVIKLTIVAYNFYHDKGGLRYPIEIGLISDIEHLRDISIATDFWLLGGILLMACYHLGLFLIRRQSYAALYFSIFCFLIVIRVLVTGEYSIRYFTHISWFALKRIEYLVFYLPFLVFTLFIRTIFPDLFPKKIFLSICVIICICVVIVLVTPTIFFTGFIDYFYPVGALMMIYGLVIVIQAVRIKALGSLFFLIGYIAVFLAYLNDVLYTKGYIATGDLISVGLFVFLLGQALLLLQYYSQAFTALEIANTKLSDQNTIINLQNEELKGLNDELDNFVRRTSHDLRAPIASVRGLIHIAQKETDTTKLQEYFLLQEKTLHKLDRIIHDILDFSKNKRLEIEHEPIDFPKLLQETLENHLFMEHATHIEKITECQVTHVFYSDAKRLEIILNNLISNAIKYHDPAKENPYIKLSVQADDKEALITIADNGLGIAEEHHQKIFDIFYRLGNHPNSTGVGLYIVKDAVAKLGGTITLESKLRAGSTFHIKIPNLAPQY, encoded by the coding sequence ATGATCCGATTTCTTTCATATGTGTTACCTGTCTGCATTCTTCTTACAGGATGTTTGTCTCGCACTATCCACACACCACAATCACATCATGGAACATTAGATCTTCTTACCTGGAATTTTGCCAGCGATGGTACTGTAAAACTAAATGGTGAATGGGATTTTATCTGGCTTGATGCATTATCCAAAAAAAATCCGGATACTCATACCTTCATACAGGTTCCTGGTTCATGGAATAATCAACCTGTAGGAGGACAAAAAATAAAAAGTCAGGGTACAGGCATTTACCGGTTACAAATCCGTATTCCGCCAGCTTATAAATCCAGTGTTCTGGGTTTGCGACTACCTATCATATCTACTGCCACCAAGATTACCATCAACAATGCACATGTCTTTAGTGCTGGTTCTCGAACCTTACCCGAATATAAACCGGACATTGTTCCTTTTGTTGCCAATGATACAGTTATTAAACTCACCATTGTTGCTTACAACTTTTATCATGACAAGGGTGGACTCCGATATCCGATCGAGATTGGCTTGATATCCGATATTGAGCATCTCAGAGATATCTCTATTGCAACAGACTTCTGGTTGTTAGGAGGTATTTTATTGATGGCCTGTTATCATCTGGGGTTGTTTCTCATCAGAAGACAAAGCTATGCTGCTTTATATTTTTCCATTTTCTGTTTCCTGATTGTTATTCGTGTGCTGGTAACTGGCGAGTATTCTATCCGTTATTTTACCCATATTAGCTGGTTTGCACTCAAACGTATTGAATATCTGGTATTTTACCTACCATTCTTAGTTTTTACATTATTTATACGAACGATTTTCCCGGATCTTTTCCCAAAAAAAATCTTTCTATCTATCTGTGTAATCATTTGTATCTGTGTCGTCATTGTACTTGTTACACCTACTATATTCTTTACTGGATTTATAGATTACTTCTACCCTGTTGGTGCACTGATGATGATCTATGGATTGGTTATTGTCATTCAGGCCGTTCGAATCAAAGCACTTGGTAGTCTCTTTTTTCTGATAGGGTATATTGCCGTTTTTCTAGCGTATCTCAATGATGTTTTGTATACAAAAGGCTATATAGCAACAGGGGATCTGATTTCGGTTGGTTTATTTGTATTTCTATTGGGTCAGGCTTTATTACTGTTACAATATTATTCTCAAGCATTTACGGCTCTTGAAATAGCCAACACCAAACTTTCCGACCAAAATACGATCATTAATCTCCAGAATGAGGAACTCAAAGGTCTTAATGATGAACTGGACAACTTTGTTCGCCGTACCTCACACGACCTTCGGGCACCTATTGCTTCTGTAAGGGGGCTTATTCACATTGCTCAGAAAGAAACTGATACTACTAAACTTCAGGAGTATTTCCTGTTACAGGAAAAAACATTACATAAACTGGATCGCATCATTCATGATATTCTGGATTTTTCAAAAAACAAAAGATTAGAAATTGAACATGAACCTATTGACTTCCCCAAGTTACTTCAGGAAACACTGGAAAATCATCTTTTCATGGAGCATGCTACACACATCGAAAAAATCACAGAATGTCAGGTAACTCATGTTTTTTATTCAGATGCCAAACGTCTGGAAATTATATTAAATAATCTGATATCCAATGCCATCAAATACCATGATCCAGCAAAAGAGAATCCTTACATTAAACTCAGTGTACAAGCCGATGACAAAGAAGCGCTGATTACAATTGCAGACAATGGTCTGGGTATTGCAGAAGAACATCATCAGAAAATATTTGACATTTTTTATCGTCTTGGCAATCATCCCAACAGTACAGGAGTGGGTTTATATATCGTAAAAGATGCGGTTGCAAAGTTAGGTGGTACGATTACCCTGGAATCTAAATTGAGGGCAGGCAGTACATTCCACATAAAAATTCCTAATTTGGCGCCACAATATTAA
- a CDS encoding mucoidy inhibitor MuiA family protein: MILTSSITTVTVFTDRASVTRTGQAELEAGEHTLIFDDLPGIDENSIQVNGAGKATLGNVKFQTAYEDVPEVDKQAVLDEKQKLEDQRQDMEDAISRLGKEKNFLENISTKITTPTEESDKTELDSDKWLKIMTFYSQKLEGIDKEIRKIERSKRDINDQITKLNWQLQQSGVKNRKIKNQVAVTLTVSAPGNVVLYLTYIAFGVSWVPVYDLRVVTENKQMRISYNARINQTTGEDWLDSELKLSTARPQIAGYQPELSPWRVNIYSPYPPPVMSMPRAKKMDLSTKETSVAYGGGGYTDEQEEVAFAGIPAIEAINAVAETGSTAVVFSIAGKHTIKADNSDHQVSILIEDFSAHFQYSTVPKLSQFAYLKAKVTNETDFPFLAGEANVFLDNHFVATTRLQTIAPTEEFWTYLGVDESFKIEHKFLKKYEKKETQLFTKNRKVLVYEYQIKIKSHKKTQEEIVVWDQLPISGNEQIKVQLLEPTYKENTDALKKNELEYLEWFYKIKAGEEILIPFKFTVEYPQDVQVTGLQ, from the coding sequence ATGATACTTACGTCTTCTATTACCACTGTTACTGTTTTTACAGACCGGGCCTCTGTGACTCGTACAGGTCAGGCAGAACTGGAGGCAGGTGAACATACACTTATTTTTGATGATCTTCCGGGAATAGACGAGAACAGCATTCAGGTAAATGGTGCTGGAAAAGCTACTCTTGGAAATGTTAAATTTCAAACTGCCTATGAAGACGTTCCGGAAGTAGATAAACAAGCAGTGCTTGATGAAAAACAAAAGCTGGAAGATCAGAGACAGGATATGGAAGATGCTATATCCCGATTGGGAAAAGAAAAAAACTTTCTGGAAAATATAAGTACTAAAATTACTACCCCCACCGAAGAAAGTGACAAAACAGAACTTGATTCTGATAAGTGGTTAAAGATTATGACCTTTTATAGTCAAAAACTGGAAGGAATTGATAAAGAAATCCGAAAGATTGAACGTAGCAAACGAGATATTAATGATCAGATTACAAAGTTGAACTGGCAGTTGCAGCAATCAGGGGTCAAAAACCGCAAAATAAAAAATCAGGTTGCGGTAACTCTAACTGTTAGTGCACCAGGTAATGTCGTACTATATCTTACCTATATTGCATTTGGTGTATCCTGGGTTCCGGTATATGATCTTCGGGTAGTGACAGAAAATAAACAAATGAGAATTTCCTACAATGCCCGCATCAATCAGACAACAGGTGAGGACTGGCTGGACTCAGAACTAAAACTTTCTACTGCCCGTCCACAAATAGCAGGCTATCAACCTGAACTTTCACCCTGGCGGGTAAATATCTATTCTCCTTATCCACCACCAGTAATGTCAATGCCAAGAGCCAAGAAGATGGATTTGTCTACCAAAGAAACCAGTGTAGCTTATGGGGGAGGTGGATATACTGATGAACAGGAAGAAGTGGCATTTGCAGGTATACCAGCTATAGAAGCAATAAATGCTGTGGCAGAAACAGGTAGTACAGCTGTAGTATTTTCGATTGCGGGTAAGCATACCATAAAAGCCGACAACTCAGACCATCAGGTAAGTATTCTGATCGAAGATTTTTCAGCTCATTTTCAATACTCAACAGTACCAAAACTTTCACAATTTGCCTATTTGAAGGCTAAAGTAACCAACGAAACAGATTTTCCATTCCTTGCAGGTGAAGCCAATGTTTTTTTGGATAATCATTTTGTAGCTACTACACGATTGCAAACTATTGCTCCGACAGAAGAATTCTGGACCTATCTGGGAGTGGATGAAAGCTTTAAAATTGAGCATAAGTTTCTAAAGAAATATGAAAAAAAGGAAACCCAGTTGTTTACCAAAAATCGCAAAGTATTAGTCTATGAGTACCAGATTAAAATTAAGAGCCACAAAAAGACACAGGAAGAAATTGTTGTATGGGACCAGTTGCCTATTTCAGGTAATGAACAAATAAAGGTTCAGCTACTCGAACCCACTTATAAGGAAAACACAGATGCACTCAAAAAGAATGAACTGGAATATCTGGAGTGGTTTTATAAGATAAAAGCAGGAGAAGAAATCCTGATTCCATTTAAATTCACAGTAGAATATCCGCAGGATGTACAGGTTACCGGGTTACAATAA